A stretch of Garra rufa chromosome 11, GarRuf1.0, whole genome shotgun sequence DNA encodes these proteins:
- the sspn gene encoding sarcospan: MGSGTSPMGSAGGGNAAAGKEKKGQAETGGPVLEEAQKCCGCRFPLLVALLQLLLGIAVAAVAFLMVTISSSLLARETPHWAGIIMIVVSLVGFILFCITRVPHERASAKFILKLLYFFLCTLGLVISAVVIAFQCYHYTLTNSYSCKEMGEYCSCTLDPEDPIARTFTYIGVTDCSAIVSTLPMYYLLQMVLNLAQAIVCLVGAFLLWKHRYQVFFAGLQTGSPSAQNWQKV; the protein is encoded by the exons ATGGGGTCAGGGACGAGTCCGATGGGGTCGGCTGGAGGAGGCAACGCGGCCGCTGGCAAGGAGAAGAAGGGACAAGCTGAAACTGGAGGCCCAGTGCTGGAGGAAGCCCAAAAGTGTTGTGGCTGCCGCTTTCCTTTGCTGGTCGCTCTGTTGCAGCTTCTGCTGGGCATCGCAGTAGCTGCTGTGGCCTTCCTAATGGTTACCATTAGCTCCTCTCTGCTGGCCAGGGAGACGCCCCATTGGGCCGGCATCATT ATGATTGTGGTGTCTCTTGTGGGATTCATCCTCTTCTGTATCACCAGAGTGCCTCATGAGAGAGCGTCCGCTAAATTCATTTTAAAG CTCCTGTACTTCTTCCTGTGCACATTGGGGCTGGTCATCTCTGCAGTGGTCATCGCCTTCCAGTGCTACCATTACACCCTGACTAACAGCTACAGCTGCAAGGAAATGGGGGAGTATTGTTCATGCACCCTGGACCCCGAGGATCCCATCGCCCGCACTTTCACCTACATCGGCGTGACAGACTGCAGTGCCATCGTAAGCACTCTACCCATGTATTACCTTCTGCAGATGGTGCTGAACCTGGCTCAGGCTATTGTCTGCCTGGTGGGGGCCTTCCTTCTATGGAAGCACAGGTACCAGGTGTTTTTCGCCGGGCTACAGACGGGATCTCCTTCTGCCCAGAATTGGCAGAAAGTTTAG
- the bhlhe41 gene encoding class E basic helix-loop-helix protein 41 — protein sequence MDERIPRMQGRQFLDHADFLGVEYSSLYMCKSKRGVKREEGKDAYKLPHRLIEKKRRDRINECIGQLKDLLPEHLKLTTLGHLEKAVVLELTLKHLNALTAVTEQQHQKIIALQNGERSLKSSLQADLDAFHSGFQACAKEVLQYLNKVENWTAREQMCTRLINHLHKVSSQFQPAAGILQRPLTGDDAPERDAQRDTQANCVPVIQRTQNLELNENDTDTDSGYGGEAEKGDGKSEKGCEMAKGVKIKQEFGDERVTKKAKMNWSANSASDSSNTRPDVALMNSLMGMAGVGGQQTPFCMPFYFINPSAAASYMPLFDKSHLEKLVYPAAAAAALTTPFPWLYPGIPTHASAAAAAAAAIAFPNTSADKTSGFNTASLQDDEPLSPDGDLSNEADLASPVSGDHHGSENEAIHHPQRNENDGT from the exons ATGGATGAAAGAATACCGAGAATGCAGGGCAGACAGTTCCTGGATCACGCGGATTTCTTGgg GGTTGAATATTCGTCTCTCTACATGTGCAAATCCAAAAGAGGGGTGAAGAGAGAAGAAGGAAAG GACGCGTATAAGTTACCACACAGACTGATCGAGAAGAAGAGGAGGGACCGAATAAATGAATGTATTGGGCAGCTGAAAGATTTATTACCAGAACATCTGAAACTTACG ACTCTAGGTCACTTGGAAAAAGCAGTGGTTCTCGAGTTGACGCTGAAGCATTTGAACGCTTTGACAGCTGTCACAGAGCAACAACACCAGAAGATCATAGCTTTGCAGAACG GGGAGCGCTCATTAAAGTCCTCCCTCCAGGCTGACTTAGACGCGTTCCACTCAGGCTTTCAAGCATGTGCCAAAGAAGTCCTGCAGTATCTGAACAAGGTGGAGAACTGGACGGCGCGCGAGCAGATGTGCACGCGACTCATCAACCACTTGCACAAAGTTTCCTCGCAGTTCCAGCCAGCCGCAGGGATCCTGCAGCGGCCGCTGACAGGCGACGATGCTCCAGAGCGGGACGCGCAGAGAGATACTCAAGCCAACTGCGTCCCTGTCATCCAGAGGACTCAAAACCTTGAGCTTAATGAGAACGACACAGACACCGACAGCGGATATGGAGGGGAGGCGGAGAAAGGAGACGGCAAATCCGAGAAAGGATGCGAAATGGCCAAAGGAGTTAAGATCAAGCAGGAATTCGGAGATGAGCGTGTCACCAAAAAGGCCAAAATGAACTGGTCTGCGAACAGCGCGTCAGATTCTAGTAATACCCGGCCGGACGTGGCGTTAATGAACTCTTTAATGGGAATGGCGGGTGTTGGTGGACAACAGACTCCTTTTTGCATGCCGTTTTACTTTATAAACCCGTCTGCAGCTGCATCGTACATGCCTTTGTTTGATAAAAGTCACTTGGAGAAGTTGGTGTATCCGGCTGCAGCGGCGGCGGCGCTGACCACACCGTTCCCGTGGCTTTATCCCGGGATTCCCACACATGCATCCGCCGCTGCTGCAGCGGCCGCCGCCATTGCTTTCCCCAACACATCCGCTGATAAAACCTCTGGATTTAATACAGCATCCTTACAAGACGACGAGCCACTGTCTCCCGACGGTGACCTGTCCAACGAGGCCGACCTGGCCTCTCCTGTGTCTGGGGATCATCATGGCTCAGAAAACGAAGCCATTCATCATCCCCAAAGAAATGAAAACGATGGTACATAA